CTggcttgccttgcctcttGTCTTTGTCTTCTTATTGCTCCCCGTCTCCAGCCCTGACCCGTCTTCCCATCCATACCTATAAAGATGCACGGCGAGGAAAAGTCTACGgcccccacggcggcggcggcatctcaTGATGAGATTGAGGAGGCACAGCCCCCGTCCCAGACGCCCGACGTGCACCACATCGACGGGCACCTCTTCTCCGACAAGGTGCCCACcaagcacgacgacgcgctcgactTTCTGCGCTCgaccggcgacgacaacttTACGTacaccgacgccgaggccagcaaGGTGCGCTGGAAGATTGACCTGTACCTGATGCCGCTGGTGAGTAGCTGGCGACCCCCCGTTGCGACGCtgttctcccccccccctctcgcGAGCTGGCTGACTGACCGACACTGGTGTGTACATGTAGCTCCTGGGCACGTTTACGCTCAACTTTCTAGACAAAGGCATCTTGTCTAATGCATCCGTCTTTGGGCTCCGGGAGGACGCTGTACGTGTCGTCCGTCCCGCTTGGGTattgggggaggggggggggaagatGGCTAACATGCAGACAGCATCTCGAAAAGAGCCAGTACAGCTGGGTCGCCAGCATCTTTTACTTTGGGTGAGCACTCACAAAGTCCTCATAGCATCTGACACTCCCTTCTTACACACCCACCCTTCTTACACACCCACAGCTACATGATCGGCCAGCCGCTCAACGCATACATGCTGCACCGCGTCCCCGTCGGCAAGTGGCTCGCCGGCAACGTCCTCGGCTGGGGCGCCtgcatcctcctcgccatcacgTCCCGCAActtcgccgcgctcgccacgTCGCGCTTCTTCCTGGGGCtcttcgaggccgtcaaCAACCCGGCGTTCGTGCTCATCACGGCGCAGTACTACACGCGCAGGGAGCACTCGCtgcgcgcctgcgcctggtGGTCCGGCAACGCCGTGGGGTCCTTCTTCGGCGACCTCATCGCCTACGGCATCGGGCATGGGCACGGCGCCCTGTCGCCCTGGAAGTACATGTTCCTGGCGTTTGGCGGCGTGACGGTCctgtgggcgggcgtgctggccgTCTTCATGCCCGACTCGCCGTGGAGAATGCGCGTGCTGTCGGAGCATGAGAGGAAGATTGCCGTGCTGCGCGTCATGTCCAACCATACGGGCATCAGCAGCTCGCATTGGAAGTGGGAGCAGGCGCTGTCCGTGTTTTCCGACCCACAGGCGTGGATCTTTTTCGCCATTGTGTTTGTTCAGTGCCTTCCCGCTGGAGGTTTGACGGCCGTCAGTCAACCCCCTGAAGCCaacacccccccccttaACCCCGGCATTCCTTGTCACCAACGATGGACCAGATGCTGACGACAGTTGTCTCGCAGTTCAACAAGCTGATCCTGACCGGGCTGGGATACACGAACCTCGAGGCAACCGTGTACTCGATGCCCGAACACGCCATCCACctcgtcagcatcgtcagcgcGTAAGTCTCTCACTCTCATCACATCCATCAAATCCCGAGCCATCACTAGTTGTTAGCGACGTGATGATGCT
The genomic region above belongs to Purpureocillium takamizusanense chromosome 5, complete sequence and contains:
- a CDS encoding uncharacterized protein (TransMembrane:12 (i79-98o118-136i148-165o177-195i207-228o240-260i308-332o352-368i375-393o405-423i435-454o466-489i)~EggNog:ENOG503NU3S~COG:G) — protein: MHGEEKSTAPTAAAASHDEIEEAQPPSQTPDVHHIDGHLFSDKVPTKHDDALDFLRSTGDDNFTYTDAEASKVRWKIDLYLMPLLLGTFTLNFLDKGILSNASVFGLREDAHLEKSQYSWVASIFYFGYMIGQPLNAYMLHRVPVGKWLAGNVLGWGACILLAITSRNFAALATSRFFLGLFEAVNNPAFVLITAQYYTRREHSLRACAWWSGNAVGSFFGDLIAYGIGHGHGALSPWKYMFLAFGGVTVLWAGVLAVFMPDSPWRMRVLSEHERKIAVLRVMSNHTGISSSHWKWEQALSVFSDPQAWIFFAIVFVQCLPAGGLTAFNKLILTGLGYTNLEATVYSMPEHAIHLVSIVSAGIAGSYIRNFRCVIMVLSNIPPLVGALLINYVPTSEKLTRLAGVYLLFTSTVSYIMTMSLVASNIAGMSRKTTVAAGMFLAYSAGNLVAPQLFISTEAPGYQTGFRGMIASFVVLIMLALALMGYLIWENRRRDRLYGEVDPDEPHDDFLNKTDRELSYFRYSW